The Roseiconus lacunae genome has a segment encoding these proteins:
- a CDS encoding transposase — translation HEIWQAETKADAEKAFDAFCEKYQAKYSQACDCLKKGRSVLLAFYDFPAEHWSHLRTTNPIESTFATIRLRHRKTKGNGSGRASLAMMFKLAESASKKWRRLNSHEKIIQVIEGRSFKDGILQEEIAA, via the coding sequence CATGAGATCTGGCAAGCAGAGACCAAGGCCGATGCCGAGAAAGCGTTCGACGCGTTCTGCGAAAAATACCAAGCGAAGTACTCCCAGGCATGTGACTGCCTGAAAAAGGGTCGGTCGGTGCTTCTAGCGTTTTACGACTTTCCGGCCGAACACTGGAGCCATCTGAGGACAACGAATCCGATTGAATCCACATTCGCGACGATCCGCCTTCGTCATCGCAAGACAAAAGGTAACGGGTCGGGCCGAGCGAGCTTAGCGATGATGTTCAAGCTTGCTGAATCAGCATCGAAGAAATGGAGACGACTAAACAGCCACGAAAAGATCATTCAAGTCATCGAAGGACGGTCCTTCAAAGACGGAATCCTGCAGGAAGAAATCGCCGCCTGA
- a CDS encoding HamA C-terminal domain-containing protein: MHDNSQMLRGNADTLLSLCQLVSSLLKETGILNEMTLSDLDLQSELKGAAEGFGVRLRKFELDWSPPDLEIEGHFYYLAFKDGSPSVDDFVTYIYHQIIPFCLPKQEIEDAQGKGHVHHVQDLCDKARNLFIKARSKLSASRQGEPGELILYILLESVLLAPQVACKMYLKTSENMPVHGSDSVHARLLSDGETLQLVWGESKLYQSLSNAFDETLDSIASFIGSGALRSPRDRDIDILRDHLAIGDAVLKESLLRYFDPYCEESNKLTEIYACFTGFNAAIFDKGNAPEDVEQQFKAKYAKRLQSACDLFASKVESNNLSKLKFVLFLIPFEDVDAVRKKFFAKLGVSL, translated from the coding sequence TTGCATGACAACTCCCAGATGCTTCGCGGCAATGCGGATACGCTATTGTCCTTATGCCAACTTGTGTCTAGCCTGCTCAAGGAGACGGGGATACTCAACGAAATGACACTGAGCGATTTAGATCTTCAAAGTGAATTAAAGGGGGCCGCCGAGGGGTTCGGGGTTCGGCTACGCAAATTCGAACTTGATTGGTCCCCACCAGACCTGGAAATTGAAGGCCATTTCTACTACCTCGCATTCAAAGATGGCAGCCCAAGCGTAGATGACTTTGTCACCTATATCTATCACCAGATCATACCCTTTTGTCTTCCCAAGCAGGAGATAGAGGACGCACAAGGAAAGGGTCATGTACATCATGTGCAGGACCTCTGCGATAAAGCACGCAACTTGTTCATTAAGGCCCGTTCGAAACTTAGTGCCTCTCGGCAAGGTGAGCCAGGTGAGCTGATTCTGTATATCTTGCTTGAGTCTGTGCTCTTGGCTCCACAAGTCGCATGCAAAATGTACTTGAAAACCAGCGAGAACATGCCGGTTCACGGATCCGACAGCGTCCATGCTAGGCTTTTGAGCGACGGTGAGACATTGCAGCTAGTTTGGGGAGAGTCAAAATTGTATCAGTCCCTCTCAAATGCTTTCGACGAAACACTCGATTCGATTGCGAGTTTCATAGGGTCTGGCGCGCTACGGTCGCCTCGCGATCGTGATATTGACATACTCAGAGACCATCTAGCGATTGGGGATGCCGTTCTCAAAGAGAGTCTTCTCCGCTACTTCGATCCGTATTGTGAAGAAAGCAATAAGCTAACAGAGATCTATGCATGTTTTACGGGGTTCAATGCCGCTATCTTTGACAAAGGCAATGCGCCGGAAGACGTGGAGCAGCAATTCAAGGCTAAATATGCAAAGCGATTACAATCGGCGTGTGATCTATTTGCGAGCAAAGTGGAGTCAAATAATCTTTCGAAACTCAAGTTTGTCCTCTTTCTTATTCCATTCGAAGATGTCGACGCTGTGAGGAAAAAGTTCTTCGCGAAATTGGGGGTGTCTCTATGA